Proteins encoded by one window of Enterobacter hormaechei subsp. xiangfangensis:
- the ispC gene encoding 1-deoxy-D-xylulose-5-phosphate reductoisomerase yields MKHLTLLGSTGSIGCSTLDVVRHNPDSYTVAALVAGKNVQRMVEQCLEFTPRFAVMDDEESARQVKALLQEKGCRTEVLSGQQAACDMAALDEVDQVMAAIVGAAGLLPTLAAIDAGKDVLLANKESLVTCGRLFMDAVKQRGARLLPVDSEHNAIFQSLPQPFQQNLGYADLEQNGVVSILLTGSGGPFRETPLSELSAMTPDQACRHPNWSMGRKISVDSATMMNKGLEYIEARWLFNASAKQMEVLIHPQSVIHSMVRYQDGSVLAQLGEPDMRTPIAHTMAWPNRVKSGVKPLDFCKLSSLTFSEPDYDRYPCLKLAMTAFDQGQAATTALNAANEVTVEAFLNQQIRFTDIAALNLSVLEMMDLREPQSVEEVLAVDEQARIVARKQVTRLASW; encoded by the coding sequence ATGAAGCATCTCACTCTCCTCGGCTCGACCGGCTCTATCGGTTGCAGCACTCTCGACGTTGTACGTCATAATCCTGACAGCTACACCGTAGCCGCGCTTGTGGCCGGAAAAAACGTGCAGCGAATGGTCGAACAGTGCCTGGAGTTTACCCCCCGTTTTGCGGTGATGGATGATGAAGAGAGCGCCCGCCAGGTAAAAGCGCTGTTGCAGGAGAAGGGCTGCCGTACCGAGGTGCTCAGCGGGCAACAGGCGGCGTGCGATATGGCCGCGCTTGATGAAGTTGATCAGGTTATGGCGGCAATCGTCGGGGCGGCGGGTCTTCTGCCGACGCTTGCCGCGATCGATGCGGGAAAAGATGTCCTGCTTGCGAACAAAGAGTCGCTGGTCACCTGCGGACGCCTCTTTATGGACGCGGTAAAACAGCGTGGGGCACGTCTTTTGCCGGTCGATAGCGAGCACAACGCCATTTTTCAGAGTTTACCCCAACCTTTTCAACAAAACCTGGGGTACGCTGACCTGGAGCAGAATGGCGTTGTGTCGATTCTGCTTACCGGGTCTGGTGGCCCGTTCCGTGAAACGCCACTGTCTGAATTGAGCGCAATGACGCCGGATCAGGCATGTCGTCATCCGAACTGGTCAATGGGGCGTAAGATCTCCGTCGATTCGGCCACCATGATGAACAAAGGTCTGGAATACATTGAAGCTCGCTGGCTGTTCAATGCGTCGGCGAAACAGATGGAAGTGCTGATCCACCCGCAGTCGGTGATTCACTCGATGGTGCGCTATCAGGACGGCAGCGTGCTGGCCCAGCTGGGCGAACCGGATATGCGTACGCCAATTGCTCATACAATGGCGTGGCCAAACCGCGTAAAATCGGGCGTTAAGCCTCTCGATTTTTGCAAGCTGAGTTCACTGACGTTTAGCGAGCCTGATTACGACCGTTATCCCTGTCTGAAACTGGCGATGACGGCCTTCGATCAGGGGCAGGCGGCGACAACGGCGCTTAATGCAGCCAATGAAGTGACCGTTGAAGCATTCCTGAACCAGCAGATCCGCTTTACTGATATCGCCGCGTTGAATTTATCCGTGCTGGAGATGATGGATTTGCGTGAGCCGCAGAGCGTGGAAGAGGTGCTGGCCGTGGATGAACAGGCACGCATTGTTGCGCGTAAACAGGTGACACGTCTCGCAAGCTGGTGA
- the ispU gene encoding (2E,6E)-farnesyl-diphosphate-specific ditrans,polycis-undecaprenyl-diphosphate synthase: MLSANQPISENLPAHGCRHVAIIMDGNGRWAKRQGKIRAFGHKAGAKSVRRAVSFAANNGIDALTLYAFSSENWNRPAQEVTALMELFVWALDSEVKSLHRHNVRLRIIGETSRFNSRLQERIRKAEALTENNTGLTLNIAANYGGRWDIIQGVRHLAEQVQEGLLRPDQIDEEALSQQICMNELAPVDLVIRTGGEHRISNFLLWQIAYAELYFTDVLWPDFDEQDFEGALHAFANRERRFGGTEPGGDNA, from the coding sequence ATGTTGTCTGCGAATCAACCAATAAGCGAAAACTTGCCAGCACATGGCTGTCGCCATGTTGCAATCATCATGGATGGCAATGGCCGCTGGGCGAAAAGACAAGGGAAGATACGAGCCTTTGGGCATAAAGCTGGGGCGAAATCTGTTCGCCGCGCCGTTTCTTTTGCCGCCAATAACGGCATTGATGCGTTAACGCTCTATGCTTTTAGCAGTGAGAACTGGAATCGACCTGCGCAGGAAGTGACTGCGTTGATGGAACTGTTCGTGTGGGCGCTCGATAGCGAAGTAAAAAGCCTGCACCGCCACAACGTCCGCTTGCGTATTATTGGCGAAACCAGTCGTTTTAACTCACGTTTGCAGGAACGGATTCGCAAAGCAGAAGCGCTGACGGAAAATAATACCGGCCTGACGCTCAATATCGCGGCGAATTACGGCGGACGCTGGGATATTATCCAGGGGGTTCGGCATCTGGCTGAGCAGGTTCAGGAAGGGCTGTTAAGACCCGACCAGATTGATGAAGAGGCGCTGAGTCAGCAAATCTGCATGAATGAACTGGCACCCGTGGATTTGGTTATAAGGACAGGGGGGGAGCATCGCATTAGTAACTTTTTGCTGTGGCAAATTGCCTACGCCGAACTTTACTTTACGGATGTTCTTTGGCCAGATTTTGATGAACAAGACTTTGAAGGTGCGCTGCATGCCTTTGCCAATCGAGAGCGTCGTTTCGGCGGCACCGAGCCTGGTGGCGATAACGCCTGA
- the cdsA gene encoding phosphatidate cytidylyltransferase: MLKYRLISAFVLIPVVIAALFLLPPVGFAIVTLVVCMLAAWEWGQLSGFTSRTQRVWLAVLCGFLLALMLYTLPEYHHDVHQPLVAGSLWISLAWWIAALVLVLFYPGSAAIWRNSKVLRLIFGLLTIVPFFWGMVALRAWHYDENHYSGAIWLLYVMILVWGADSGAYMFGKLFGKHKLAPKVSPGKTWQGFIGGLFTAAIISWGYGVWANLEVAPSTLLVCSIFAALASVLGDLTESMFKREAGIKDSGHLIPGHGGILDRIDSLTAAVPVFACLLLLVFGTI, translated from the coding sequence TTGCTGAAGTATCGCCTGATTTCCGCTTTTGTATTAATACCCGTCGTCATCGCAGCGCTGTTTTTACTGCCTCCGGTGGGATTCGCTATTGTTACGCTGGTGGTGTGTATGCTCGCCGCGTGGGAATGGGGGCAGCTTAGCGGCTTTACCTCGCGCACTCAGCGGGTATGGCTGGCGGTACTCTGTGGTTTTTTACTGGCCCTGATGCTGTATACCTTGCCTGAATATCATCACGATGTTCACCAGCCGCTGGTTGCCGGATCCTTATGGATATCGCTGGCCTGGTGGATTGCTGCGCTTGTTTTAGTGCTTTTCTATCCAGGCTCTGCGGCGATCTGGCGTAACTCTAAAGTGTTGCGCCTTATTTTTGGTCTGCTCACGATTGTTCCCTTTTTCTGGGGGATGGTTGCGCTGCGCGCCTGGCACTATGACGAAAACCACTACAGCGGCGCGATATGGCTGCTTTATGTGATGATTCTCGTCTGGGGGGCTGACTCCGGGGCCTATATGTTTGGTAAACTGTTCGGCAAACATAAACTGGCGCCAAAGGTTTCTCCGGGCAAAACCTGGCAAGGCTTCATTGGCGGCCTGTTTACGGCAGCAATTATCTCCTGGGGCTATGGGGTCTGGGCGAATCTTGAGGTTGCCCCCTCCACGCTGCTGGTATGTTCGATTTTCGCGGCGCTGGCATCGGTGCTGGGTGATTTAACCGAGAGTATGTTTAAGCGTGAAGCAGGGATTAAGGACAGTGGTCACCTGATTCCAGGACATGGCGGAATACTGGATCGCATTGACAGCCTTACCGCGGCTGTTCCTGTATTTGCTTGCCTGCTTTTACTGGTGTTTGGGACGATATAA